The Amycolatopsis umgeniensis DNA segment GCAGGCTGGCGGATCGGGATCCCGCTGAGCCAGGACGAACTCGCGCAGTTCATCCCGATGGGCCGGACGATGGTCGCGCAGGCACTGGACAAGCTGCGGAAGGCGGGAGTTGTGGCCAGTTCGCGCCGTGCGATCACCGTCGTCGACCGCGAGGCTTTGCGGGTGATCACGGAAAAAGGTGTGACTTAGCTCACTGGCGCTGACCAGGGCGGGGTCAGGTTCTGTTCGGTTCCGAACAGAACTTCCGGTGACGAGTGGGAACACTGCTTGCTGCCGCCAGTTTTCACCGATCAGGGGAGGGGTCGCAGAGATGCAGGTGCTGACCTCAGGCCATTACAACGCGCACACCCACGCCGTACTGTCCGTCGACATCGTCGGTTCGTCCAAGGCCAGTGATGACCTGCTGGATCCGATGAAGACCGAGATGGAGACGCTGGTGTCCCGCGCGTTCACCGCGGTCGGGCTCGCGCCGGGGGAAGCACGTCACTTCCGGGAGACCGGGGACGGGCTGATGGTCGCGTACCCGGACCGGGCCGTCGGGCAGCTCTGCGAGGTCGTGTTCCACCTGGACCATCTGCTTCGGACCCGCAACCGCTACGCCCGCGTCCCGATGCGGGCCCGGGTGGCCGTCCATATGGGACCGATGGCGGACAACCACCGCTATCACCGCACGTACATCACGCTGACCCGGTTGCTGTGTGCGTCGACCTTCAACGACGCCGTCGGCTACTGGTGTCGTCTCGACCCGACGGGCGACAAGTTCGGCGCCGGGATGATCGTCTCGCAGTCGGTGTTCCGCAACGTGGTCGAACCGTTCGGGGTCGCGCTGGTCCCGCCCGCCCGCTGCGCCAGGATCAGCGTCACGACCCCGGACTTCGCGGACAGCGCGTGGATCCACCTGCCGGGCTTGGACGCCGAAGCGGTTCTCACCGAGCTGAGCCCCGCCGTCGCGGTGCCGCTCGTGTTCGACCGGGTGAGCCGGTTGTCCACGACGGCCTGACCCCAGACCGGGCGGTCCGGCTTCCAGGGAGGGAAGGCCGTATCGCTCGCCGGTTTCTGGCCCGGTACCCCTACGCCGGGCCAGGAACCGGACCCCCGGCGCGGGGGGTGGGGGCGCGGGTCATCCCCGCCGCGCCCCCTCGCAGAGACCTCGTGAGTGGTAAGGGCGGCGCTGACCGCTCTTACCACTCACGAGACTTTCCTACTGCCTGCAACGCTTTCCGCTGTTGACGCACTTCACCAGCTGGTTCATCAGCCGCTGCGACATGACGTTCGCGAAGTCGTCGTGGTCGGAGCGCGGGTTGTGCTTCTCCTGCGCGAACGCGTCGACGGCGTACTGTCCGGCGGCCTGGATGTTCGGCGGGATGTTGTACACCAGCGTGATCCGCAGCTGCGGCACGTTCTTGAAGCCGCGCGGGCATTTCCCGTTGCGGTCGGAGAACACGATATGCGTGCGGTGGTTGGCGCTGTCGGTGTTCTTCCCGTCCCAGCAGTTCGGGAACGCGTGGATCCGGGCGACCTTGCTGCCCTGCGGGCAGATCGGATACAGCTCGGTGAGGCGGTCCTCGAAGCCGGTGCAGGTCCAGCTGGGCCGGGCGTTGGCCGGGCCGTTGGTGCTCTGCTTGGCGTCGCCGTAGAGCACGCGCAGGAACTTCGGCATCGCGACGACACGGCGGGCGCCGCCGCTGGTGAAGGTCAGGTCGACCTTCTCGGGGCGCTGGATCTCGCCTTCGTTGTTGCCGATCTCGTTGTTGTCGTTGGCGCCCGGCAGATCGGCGACCTTGCCGTCGGACTTCTTCTTCTCGACGTCACCGGCCGCGTTGACATTGCTGTTCTCGCCGCCGTTGTCGAGACCGCCTTCGCCGTTCTGTTTCACCGCGCAGCCGGCGAGCTGGTCGTCGTTCTTCGCGACGGGTTTGCCCGCCTGCTTCATGGCGTCGCTGATCTGTTTGATCGAAGGCTTCCGTTTGTTCTTCAGCTCGTCGAGTACCTGACCGGCCTGTTTTCCTTGCGCCAGCTGGTTGTTCGCGTTCTCGGACTCCTGGTCGAGTTTGTCGAGGTTCTCGTCGACCGCGGGCATTGACTGGTCGGGGACCTCGTCGAGTTCACTGGCGACATCGGGACAGTCGACCTGCGCGCCCGCCTCGTCCTTGGCCGCGTTCGCGCGGTCGGCGGCGAGCTTCTCCTCGTTCGCCGCTTCGTTTTCTTCCTCTTCCTCGGTGTTGATCCGGATGACCGGCCAGAAGTAGGCGGATTTGTCACCGTTCTTGCAGGTGGTGCCCGCGCGCAGCAGGCTCTTGTTGTTCGAATCCGCGTTGGTCGAAAGGTTTCCGACGTAGTCGTGGAGGTGCTCGGCTCCATTGCGGACGCCGGGCTGCGCGATGAAGTTGTCGCCGTTGAAGTGGCCGTTCTCGTTGCGGCCGCAGTCCACGGTGAACGTCCCTCGGGCGCCTCGTTTCGCGAGGTCGAGGTTGACGTTGTTGCCGCGGGGAACCTTCTTGATGTCGATGAAGAACGACTTGTCCG contains these protein-coding regions:
- a CDS encoding DUF1996 domain-containing protein encodes the protein MARRTKVATGAIALSLAVGGIVVINTTGTPDAARADGADKSFFIDIKKVPRGNNVNLDLAKRGARGTFTVDCGRNENGHFNGDNFIAQPGVRNGAEHLHDYVGNLSTNADSNNKSLLRAGTTCKNGDKSAYFWPVIRINTEEEEENEAANEEKLAADRANAAKDEAGAQVDCPDVASELDEVPDQSMPAVDENLDKLDQESENANNQLAQGKQAGQVLDELKNKRKPSIKQISDAMKQAGKPVAKNDDQLAGCAVKQNGEGGLDNGGENSNVNAAGDVEKKKSDGKVADLPGANDNNEIGNNEGEIQRPEKVDLTFTSGGARRVVAMPKFLRVLYGDAKQSTNGPANARPSWTCTGFEDRLTELYPICPQGSKVARIHAFPNCWDGKNTDSANHRTHIVFSDRNGKCPRGFKNVPQLRITLVYNIPPNIQAAGQYAVDAFAQEKHNPRSDHDDFANVMSQRLMNQLVKCVNSGKRCRQ